The Haloplanus sp. CK5-1 genome contains a region encoding:
- a CDS encoding DEAD/DEAH box helicase, with protein sequence MIASVDTAKSKTNRDDVLSRRWDVVVLDEAHYVRNADTMRYELIDELSYGEAFFATATPIQNDISDLYNIIDLIRPGMLGTKQQFDKRYVVDSDDAQIKRSEELQEKLNRVMIRNRREETKIDFTNRNVHTSVFEPSTTETELYDAVTDYVRSNYSSDDARHLVLFTLQKEVVSSPYAVDKTIDRWLADNDKVLSRSERNALRDIQSIVDDIDRTTKQERLRHIIETIQDQIGTTRAVVFTQFRPTQDAIADSIRGLDLPVHIVNGDLSSKGKERKVAQFKDEGGIMVATDSISEGRNMQFCNVLVNYDLPWNPMKVEQRIGRVDRIGQEREVHVFNMALEGTIEEHVLNKLFGKIDLFNQSIGGLRDILSRMEKSGSDFEREVFEQLRHADSKVELENNFEDMAVDLEENTEAAEKMDEFNRGVFDSFEFGESA encoded by the coding sequence ATCATCGCGAGCGTCGACACTGCCAAGTCGAAGACGAACAGGGACGACGTTCTCTCACGGCGGTGGGACGTCGTCGTCCTCGACGAAGCACACTACGTCCGCAACGCCGACACGATGCGGTACGAACTGATCGACGAACTCAGTTACGGGGAGGCATTTTTCGCGACTGCGACACCGATTCAAAACGACATCTCGGACCTCTACAACATCATTGATCTCATCCGACCCGGGATGCTCGGCACCAAGCAACAGTTCGATAAGCGGTACGTCGTCGACAGCGACGACGCCCAGATCAAACGGAGCGAAGAACTACAGGAGAAGCTCAATCGCGTGATGATTCGGAACCGGCGTGAAGAGACGAAAATCGACTTCACGAACCGGAACGTCCACACGAGCGTCTTCGAACCGTCGACGACGGAAACCGAGTTGTACGACGCCGTTACGGACTACGTCCGGTCGAACTACTCCAGCGACGACGCCCGGCACCTCGTCCTGTTCACGTTGCAGAAAGAGGTCGTTTCGAGCCCGTACGCGGTCGATAAGACGATCGACCGGTGGCTGGCTGACAACGATAAGGTTCTCTCGCGAAGCGAACGGAACGCGTTGCGGGACATCCAGTCGATCGTCGACGACATCGATCGGACGACGAAGCAGGAACGACTGCGCCACATCATCGAAACGATTCAGGACCAGATCGGAACGACCAGAGCGGTCGTGTTCACACAGTTCCGTCCGACCCAAGACGCGATCGCCGACAGTATTCGTGGGCTGGATCTGCCGGTCCACATCGTCAACGGGGACCTTTCCAGCAAGGGAAAGGAGCGGAAAGTCGCACAGTTCAAAGACGAGGGCGGCATCATGGTCGCCACTGATTCGATCAGTGAGGGACGGAACATGCAGTTCTGTAACGTCCTCGTGAACTACGACCTACCGTGGAACCCGATGAAGGTCGAACAGCGAATCGGGCGAGTCGACCGCATCGGGCAGGAGCGTGAGGTCCACGTGTTCAACATGGCGTTGGAGGGCACGATCGAGGAACACGTCCTGAACAAACTATTCGGGAAGATCGATCTGTTCAATCAATCGATCGGTGGGCTCCGGGACATCCTCTCACGCATGGAGAAATCCGGCTCGGACTTCGAACGCGAAGTCTTCGAGCAGTTACGCCACGCCGATTCCAAAGTCGAGCTCGAAAACAACTTCGAGGATATGGCGGTTGACCTCGAAGAAAACACCGAAGCCGCGGAGAAAATGGACGAGTTTAACCGCGGTGTGTTCGACAGCTTCGAGTTCGGTGAGAGCGCATGA
- a CDS encoding IS4 family transposase, with amino-acid sequence MGSVTYTPPDSVIVDRIQRAFPSDELRERARATSLVERERKFDIVALFYTLSFGFAAGSDRSLQAFLERYVEMADCEELSYAAFHDWFEPGFVALLREILDDAIENLDTGRAELNGRLERFRDVLIADATIVSLYQDAADIYAATGEDQAELKLHLTESLSTGLPTRFRTTDGTTHDRSQLPTGEWVADALILLDLGFYDFWLFDRIDQNGGWFVSRVKENANFEIVEELRTWRGNSIPLEGESLQAVLDDLQRQEIDVRITLSFERKGGSGASATRTFRLVGLRNEETEEYHLYLTNLGKDDYSAPDIAQLYRARWEVELLFKELKSRFGLDEINTTDAYIIEALIIMAAISLLMSRVIVDELRSLEARQREAEAAEDADSSASRLPRRRCSLAVERHAHLIQLYLMVELGYELPDLDELLLWVARNPNPHRDRLREQVERGEFGFDRH; translated from the coding sequence GTGGGAAGTGTGACCTATACCCCACCGGATTCGGTGATTGTTGACCGGATTCAAAGAGCGTTTCCCTCCGACGAGTTGCGCGAGCGCGCTCGCGCAACATCACTTGTCGAACGAGAGCGGAAGTTCGACATCGTTGCGCTATTCTACACGCTCTCGTTCGGTTTCGCCGCTGGATCAGACCGCTCTCTCCAGGCATTTCTCGAACGCTACGTCGAGATGGCTGACTGCGAGGAACTCTCTTACGCGGCGTTCCACGACTGGTTCGAACCGGGTTTCGTTGCACTCCTTCGAGAGATTCTCGATGACGCCATCGAAAATCTCGATACCGGACGAGCCGAGTTGAACGGACGTCTCGAACGCTTTCGAGACGTCCTCATTGCCGACGCAACTATCGTTTCGCTGTACCAGGACGCCGCTGATATCTACGCAGCAACTGGCGAAGACCAGGCTGAACTGAAGCTCCACCTCACAGAGTCACTCTCCACCGGCCTTCCAACCCGGTTCCGTACAACCGACGGAACTACTCACGACCGGAGTCAGCTACCCACCGGAGAGTGGGTAGCTGACGCCCTCATACTGCTCGATTTGGGCTTCTACGACTTCTGGCTGTTCGACCGCATCGACCAGAACGGCGGCTGGTTCGTCTCCCGCGTCAAGGAAAACGCGAACTTCGAGATCGTCGAAGAACTGCGGACGTGGCGGGGCAACAGTATCCCACTCGAAGGGGAGTCGCTGCAGGCCGTCCTCGACGACCTGCAGCGACAGGAGATCGACGTCCGCATCACGCTCTCATTCGAGCGCAAGGGAGGGTCGGGCGCCAGCGCGACCCGGACGTTTCGACTGGTCGGCCTGCGCAACGAGGAGACCGAAGAGTACCACCTCTACCTGACGAATCTCGGCAAAGACGACTATAGCGCGCCCGATATTGCGCAGCTCTATCGGGCGCGCTGGGAGGTCGAACTGCTGTTCAAGGAGCTGAAGTCGCGGTTCGGCTTGGATGAGATCAACACGACCGACGCCTACATCATCGAGGCGCTGATCATCATGGCGGCAATTTCGCTGCTGATGAGTCGTGTAATCGTGGATGAGTTACGGTCGCTTGAGGCAAGACAACGAGAGGCCGAAGCCGCCGAAGACGCCGACTCGTCGGCGTCGCGGCTCCCCCGCCGTCGCTGTTCGCTAGCCGTCGAACGCCACGCTCATCTGATCCAGCTGTACCTCATGGTCGAGTTGGGCTACGAACTGCCAGATCTGGACGAGCTGTTGTTATGGGTGGCACGAAATCCAAATCCACACAGAGATCGGTTACGTGAGCAGGTTGAACGAGGTGAGTTCGGCTTTGACCGCCACTAA